A single Elephas maximus indicus isolate mEleMax1 chromosome 2, mEleMax1 primary haplotype, whole genome shotgun sequence DNA region contains:
- the LOC126070428 gene encoding olfactory receptor 2T29-like: MDNTTWLANHTGRSYFILLGLFSQSKHPTLLCVVIFVIFLMALTGNTILILLIFSNAHLHTPMYFFISQLSVMDVMYISVTVPKMLMDQVMGVKKISFPECGIQMFLYLTLAGSEFFLLAAMAYDRYMAICHPLRYPVLMNYRICLFLAAGCWFLGSVDGFMLTPITMTFPFCRSREIHHFFCEVPAIIKLSCSDTSLIETLIYLCCILMLLIPVTVISSSYSFILLTIHKMNSVEGQKKAFTTCSSHMTVVILFYGATIYTYMIPSSYHTPEKDLVVSFFYTILTPVLNPLIYSLRNKDVTGALKKMLPVEPVFQRIIK; this comes from the coding sequence ATGGACAACACCACGTGGCTGGCCAACCACACTGGAAGATCCTATTTTATCCTGCTAGGACTCTTCAGTCAATCCAAACATCCAACTCTGCTCTGTGTggtcatttttgtgattttcctgatgGCCCTAACTGGAAACACCATCCTGATCCTCCTGATATTCTCTAATGCCCacctccacactcccatgtactttttcatCAGCCAGTTGTCTGTCATGGATGTGATGTACATTTCTGTCACTGTGCCGAAGATGCTCATGGACCAGGTCATGGGTGTCAAAAAGATCTCATTTCCTGAATGTGGGATACAGATGTTCCTCTATTTGACATTAGCAGGGTCAGAATTTTTCCTTCTAgctgccatggcctatgaccgataCATGGCCATTTGCCATCCACTCCGTTACCCTGTCCTAATGAACTACAGAATATGTCTCTTCCTGGCAGCTGGCTGTTGGTTCTTGGGTTCAGTGGATGGCTTCATGCTCACTCCCATCACCATGACCTTCCCCTTCTGCAGATCCAGGGAGATCCATCACTTCTTCTGTGAGGTTCCTGCTATAATAAAACTCTCCTGCTCTGACACCTCACTCATTGAGACACTCATATACCTGTGCTGTATCCTCATGCTCCTCATTCCTGTGACAGTCATTTCAAGCTCCTACTCTTTCATCTTGCTTACTATCCACAAGATGAACTCAGTAGAGGGCCAGAAGAAGGCTTTTACCACCTGCTCCTCCCACATGACTGTGGTCATCCTCTTCTACGGGGCTACCATCTATACCTACATGATCCCCAGCTCCTACCACACCCCGGAGAAGGACTTGGTAGTGTCTTTCTTTTACACTATCCTCACTCCTGTCCTAAACCCGTTAATCTATAGTCTTAGGAATAAAGATGTCACAGGGGCTCTGAAGAAAATGTTGCCTGTGGAACCTGTCTTTCAAAGAATTATAAAGTAG